Proteins encoded in a region of the candidate division KSB1 bacterium genome:
- a CDS encoding GNAT family N-acetyltransferase has translation MKLGVNIRPLLRQDLEPISHLIAEAFTYGRQEDGYAEVQVPPCRVEMLDMYLSTSPPGCMVAERGGRLVGVAFSHVYGSTGWVGPVAVAPQAQGRGVGTELMRRTVEFLRGAGCTTIGLETMPRSYRNLGFYLKLGFLPQQLTCELVRPVGEDTSPPASEAYHVRMFSQEAGQGVWSFLGRAAELANVVAEGTDYAPLIRQTAAFRFGETLLWEQDGQNLALAVVHTEPYFVGQKRNLARLVVAAIPEQWREELFPAMLAQLEEYASREVLDLLCLRVPANSHWALRYALTHGFKIIHSDLRMTLEGYPERVRGGAVHLNRWE, from the coding sequence GTGAAGCTTGGCGTTAACATCCGGCCCTTGTTGCGCCAGGACTTGGAGCCGATCAGTCATCTGATCGCCGAGGCCTTCACGTACGGGCGCCAGGAGGACGGCTATGCAGAGGTGCAGGTGCCACCGTGCAGGGTGGAGATGTTGGACATGTACCTCTCCACATCGCCCCCGGGGTGTATGGTCGCAGAGAGGGGAGGGAGGTTGGTCGGGGTGGCTTTTTCCCACGTGTACGGCTCAACCGGTTGGGTTGGACCCGTTGCTGTCGCGCCGCAGGCGCAGGGCCGGGGCGTGGGCACCGAGCTAATGCGCCGGACCGTGGAGTTCCTGAGAGGAGCTGGCTGCACCACCATCGGCCTTGAGACAATGCCGCGGAGTTACCGTAACCTGGGCTTTTACCTCAAGCTGGGTTTTCTCCCGCAACAACTCACCTGCGAACTCGTGCGACCAGTAGGAGAAGATACCTCGCCGCCTGCCTCGGAGGCTTACCATGTGCGCATGTTCAGCCAGGAAGCAGGACAGGGAGTATGGTCCTTCTTGGGGAGGGCGGCCGAGCTGGCGAACGTGGTGGCAGAGGGGACTGATTACGCCCCGCTCATCCGCCAAACGGCTGCTTTCCGCTTTGGGGAGACACTTCTCTGGGAGCAAGATGGCCAAAACCTGGCGTTGGCCGTTGTGCACACAGAGCCGTATTTCGTGGGCCAGAAAAGGAATTTGGCCCGCCTAGTGGTTGCGGCGATTCCGGAACAATGGCGCGAGGAACTGTTTCCCGCTATGCTCGCTCAGCTGGAAGAATATGCGAGCCGGGAGGTGCTTGATCTCCTGTGCCTACGCGTGCCGGCCAACAGCCACTGGGCCCTTCGCTATGCGCTGACCCATGGTTTCAAGATCATCCATTCGGACTTGCGCATGACGCTGGAAGGTTATCCTGAGCGAGTAAGAGGCGGAGCCGTGCACCTGAATCGATGGGAGTGA
- a CDS encoding C40 family peptidase, which yields MRKPFALTPVGVALILLLSQGCMRIPTVTPEMRAAIEEVRKEFCPDQRLALFNVQASEGPKGVVLRGATTSAEAKEALLSWLRARGQTAIVDSIVVLPHPRLGQEHFALVRVSVADLRSEPSFKAELLDQTLLGHKVELLNRERGWFFCRLEDGYLGWMTDEYLLPVDEARLREWETKRLLVVKEHWARAYAAPATDAACVSDLVRGDLLAALGSREGWHEVLYPDGRVAFVMRHVAVDRDSLRRHQLVTPEAIVADARSFIGYPYVWGGTSPKGMDCSGLTFIVFGWHGILLPRDANMQVTVGEPVPIDSTFSQARPGDLVFFGPNAERITHVGIYAGNYQFIHSSGMVSQDSFNPQHPNFNAYRARTLRQIRRILR from the coding sequence GTGCGAAAGCCATTTGCTTTGACCCCCGTCGGGGTTGCCCTCATTCTCCTGCTGTCCCAAGGCTGCATGCGGATTCCGACCGTCACACCGGAAATGCGCGCGGCCATTGAGGAGGTGAGAAAGGAGTTTTGCCCGGACCAGCGCCTGGCGCTGTTCAACGTGCAGGCCAGCGAGGGACCTAAGGGGGTTGTGCTCAGGGGGGCCACGACCTCAGCCGAGGCCAAGGAGGCGCTGCTCTCCTGGTTGCGTGCGCGGGGACAAACTGCCATCGTCGACAGCATTGTGGTACTTCCTCATCCCCGCCTGGGCCAGGAACACTTTGCTCTGGTGCGGGTGAGCGTTGCTGACCTGCGCAGCGAGCCCTCGTTCAAAGCCGAGCTGCTGGACCAGACCCTGCTTGGGCACAAGGTGGAGCTGCTGAATCGTGAGCGGGGGTGGTTTTTCTGCCGACTGGAGGACGGCTATCTCGGTTGGATGACTGACGAGTATCTGCTGCCGGTGGATGAGGCTAGACTGAGGGAGTGGGAGACGAAGCGACTCTTGGTGGTCAAGGAGCATTGGGCGCGTGCTTATGCGGCGCCTGCGACGGATGCGGCGTGCGTGAGCGATTTGGTGCGCGGGGACCTGTTGGCCGCCCTTGGTTCGCGCGAGGGTTGGCACGAAGTACTCTATCCGGATGGAAGGGTCGCCTTTGTCATGCGGCATGTTGCCGTTGACCGCGACTCGCTGCGCCGACACCAGCTGGTCACCCCGGAGGCGATCGTCGCCGACGCTCGGAGCTTCATCGGCTACCCCTACGTCTGGGGCGGCACTTCGCCCAAGGGCATGGACTGCTCAGGCCTCACCTTCATCGTGTTTGGCTGGCACGGTATCCTTCTGCCACGTGACGCCAATATGCAGGTAACAGTCGGAGAGCCAGTACCGATCGACTCGACCTTCAGCCAGGCACGCCCAGGAGACCTGGTCTTTTTTGGCCCCAACGCCGAGCGCATCACCCATGTGGGCATCTATGCAGGGAACTATCAGTTCATCCATAGCAGTGGTATGGTCAGCCAGGACAGCTTCAACCCGCAGCACCCCAACTTCAACGCGTACCGCGCGCGCACTTTGCGGCAGATCCGGCGCATTCTGAGGTAG
- a CDS encoding dihydrodipicolinate synthase family protein, giving the protein MNTLRGVFVAATTPFVEDRVAPRSLAENVAKWEALGVSGYLIAGSTGEAVFLDDEEALDLVRAARDAIAQGRPMIVGIGRESVLATLRWGERVAAAGADYALCVTPHYFRAAMSPKALATYYSKVAEALPIPVILYSIPQCTGVHLSPETIAELAGHPNIVGLKDSSGDLAQLARIVRSVPRDFSVLIGHGDLLVAGLLAGAHGAVLAIANVVPELCVRIFRLCQEGKWDEAAAEQRRLSELVEKIDLAYGVAGIKAGMAIRGFAGGAPRLPLTPLEKPDVEGIAHLLRSLGL; this is encoded by the coding sequence ATGAATACCCTACGGGGGGTCTTCGTCGCCGCCACTACGCCCTTTGTCGAGGACCGCGTAGCTCCGCGGTCATTGGCGGAAAACGTTGCCAAGTGGGAGGCGCTGGGGGTGTCCGGCTACCTCATCGCGGGAAGTACTGGCGAGGCGGTGTTTCTGGACGACGAAGAGGCCCTCGACTTGGTGCGTGCGGCACGGGACGCGATTGCGCAGGGCCGGCCGATGATTGTCGGCATTGGCAGGGAGTCAGTGCTGGCCACCTTGCGCTGGGGGGAGCGGGTGGCAGCCGCAGGCGCTGACTATGCGCTCTGCGTTACTCCGCACTATTTTAGGGCCGCCATGTCGCCGAAGGCGCTTGCGACCTATTACTCCAAAGTAGCAGAGGCCCTGCCCATACCAGTGATTCTGTACAGCATCCCACAGTGCACGGGGGTCCACCTCTCCCCAGAGACAATCGCTGAGTTGGCCGGGCATCCCAACATCGTCGGACTCAAAGATAGCAGCGGCGATCTGGCGCAATTGGCGCGCATAGTCCGTAGTGTGCCCCGAGATTTTTCGGTGTTGATCGGGCACGGCGACTTGTTGGTAGCGGGGCTCCTTGCTGGGGCGCACGGGGCAGTTCTGGCTATCGCCAATGTGGTGCCAGAGCTCTGCGTCCGCATCTTTCGCTTGTGTCAAGAGGGCAAATGGGACGAGGCCGCAGCCGAGCAGCGGCGGCTGAGCGAACTGGTGGAGAAGATTGACCTTGCATACGGTGTCGCCGGTATCAAGGCAGGCATGGCCATCCGCGGCTTTGCCGGAGGTGCCCCGCGCTTGCCATTGACCCCCCTGGAAAAGCCCGACGTGGAGGGAATCGCACACCTGTTGAGGTCCTTAGGGCTGTGA
- a CDS encoding DUF1848 domain-containing protein: protein MKVISASRRVDMVAGYPDELAHILETRFPPDQVHTVVIWTKNAANLLHHRRLRAVLSTFEQLYVHYSITGMGGTFLEPGIPPTDATLAHLPGVIALAGNPERVRLRFDPIVHLRLPNGRRYTNLPLLHDIVERCSALGIRDVSVSWMQLYNKVRTRLLRAGVEPEEVDLATWQGEAQEVLQVAGQHGMRVHGCCVPGWPRSRCIDGELLNRLHPRGMQCSTRRAKGQRPLCGCTESIDIGWYKGCVGGCLYCYANPMQVTGRGTVPLEA from the coding sequence GTGAAGGTTATCTCCGCAAGCCGCCGAGTCGATATGGTGGCCGGCTATCCGGATGAGCTGGCTCACATCTTGGAGACGCGTTTTCCTCCTGATCAGGTGCACACGGTGGTGATATGGACGAAGAACGCGGCTAATCTGCTCCACCACCGCCGGCTACGGGCAGTTCTCTCCACGTTTGAGCAGCTCTATGTGCACTATAGCATCACCGGCATGGGGGGAACGTTTCTGGAACCTGGCATCCCGCCAACGGACGCAACCCTGGCGCACTTGCCCGGGGTTATTGCCCTGGCGGGGAATCCGGAGCGCGTCCGTTTGCGGTTCGATCCCATCGTGCACCTGCGTTTGCCCAACGGGAGGCGCTACACGAATCTTCCTCTTCTGCACGACATTGTGGAACGGTGCTCTGCGCTGGGTATCAGGGACGTGTCGGTGAGCTGGATGCAGCTCTACAACAAAGTGCGCACCCGCCTTTTGCGGGCAGGGGTGGAGCCGGAGGAGGTAGACCTCGCCACCTGGCAAGGAGAGGCGCAAGAGGTTCTCCAGGTGGCTGGCCAGCACGGGATGAGAGTCCACGGCTGTTGCGTGCCGGGCTGGCCTCGCTCCCGTTGCATCGACGGTGAGCTGTTGAACAGGCTCCACCCCCGTGGGATGCAGTGCTCCACCCGCAGGGCCAAGGGACAACGCCCATTGTGCGGCTGCACGGAGAGCATCGACATCGGTTGGTACAAGGGTTGCGTGGGAGGGTGTCTGTATTGCTACGCCAACCCGATGCAAGTTACAGGAAGGGGGACGGTACCTCTGGAGGCCTGA
- a CDS encoding T9SS type A sorting domain-containing protein, whose translation MKLWKLCGYAVFVAAVTSVAIAGKIVPDDRTVLYDSFEGTTVGNAFGPITYEKSLPGLGKAARLPLGSYLRYDVKSWYTGDGPAHPGVEGTVEFWVKLPRDYGEVLQFNWYLTTTPPASGAVYMPYITTDHVYRHAAWPGAWLQPLDGNTPIRANEWTHVATSWGPAGTKIYINGVLDAWRAEGAGWSGVPYLLTWTYVYVNHWGGDQLGLIDELHIAKAQLSDEEIAEHAHIVFNQAPVAHAGPERIVVGRWPDGAEVVLDGTASYDPDGDPLSYRWSWEGGEATGATPTLRLPCGTNIVSLAVHDGELLSEPDLATITVLDSSRGFITELQEDALSVRLYNPFPTVQLPDSAFLSYAWSLLETMQTHISEVLAAHETEIRTSSVQAMAVGWGFPDNFVLALGTEDSAGTRHVLTFDVQKTLPQPPGLGVYRVDFGATLASAQQCKAAFLHIFAATPPATSRPSIDIGWVSATDVMISFSGSPLEAVLLPIGTWLKAAALRAMDWARSVLGSLADIIFDGEAPAVVFNPSRTSDWYNVDVQMTISDASAVLGAVQVDDEFCFLGPTLSRGKWEKTVTSEGMHRVRWYLCDLKGILALLEVKNVGPTLENALGVLLDVIHVGSGDGLSISLPENVWKTLEAVIGGRALANHVAIGKRDVNIDRTCPNISWTLGAGTVSVTVDDPNRRQNSGLEEIHYWVDGTCLMDEHLGGIDTRSRDISVPTSFSLEVSAWDVAGNETRRSMDPYVLTLEPSSIYELRFLASEHYLWFTNNGLSSVELSLNDHQFRLIAHPTRRNQERDVFFVPECGGVALDFSSYIGDRREVVMVVRTNGPAGANGLLIFSDCKSLTAITNGSVSGPAAPRTYFLEPCHPNPFTHYTVVRYQLPQVSEVHLSIIDLLGREVRQLVAGNQPAGYYFVHWDGTTASGDPAASGVYLVRLETPQQRHTRKLLLAR comes from the coding sequence ATGAAACTGTGGAAGCTGTGCGGCTACGCGGTGTTTGTGGCCGCCGTGACCTCGGTTGCTATCGCCGGGAAAATCGTTCCTGACGACCGCACGGTTCTTTACGACAGCTTCGAGGGGACGACGGTGGGGAACGCCTTTGGCCCCATCACCTACGAGAAAAGTCTACCGGGATTGGGAAAGGCAGCCAGGTTGCCATTAGGGTCCTACCTGAGGTATGACGTCAAGTCATGGTACACTGGGGACGGTCCGGCCCATCCCGGTGTTGAGGGGACAGTCGAGTTTTGGGTCAAGCTCCCTCGGGATTATGGGGAGGTATTGCAGTTCAACTGGTACCTCACCACAACGCCCCCGGCCTCCGGCGCCGTTTACATGCCGTACATCACAACCGATCACGTGTATCGGCATGCGGCCTGGCCAGGCGCATGGTTGCAGCCGCTCGATGGCAACACCCCCATTAGGGCCAATGAGTGGACGCACGTTGCTACGAGTTGGGGGCCCGCAGGCACCAAAATCTACATCAACGGTGTCCTCGATGCCTGGAGAGCTGAGGGTGCCGGGTGGTCAGGGGTACCGTACCTCTTGACGTGGACCTACGTATACGTGAACCACTGGGGAGGCGACCAGCTGGGCCTGATCGACGAGCTCCACATAGCGAAGGCACAGCTCAGCGACGAAGAGATCGCGGAGCACGCTCACATAGTTTTCAACCAGGCCCCTGTTGCCCACGCGGGTCCAGAGAGAATCGTCGTGGGGCGCTGGCCTGATGGGGCCGAAGTGGTGCTCGACGGCACCGCCTCCTACGACCCGGACGGAGACCCCCTAAGCTACCGTTGGAGCTGGGAAGGAGGCGAGGCCACGGGGGCTACGCCGACTCTTCGGCTTCCCTGCGGCACGAACATCGTAAGCCTTGCTGTACACGACGGGGAGCTTCTTTCGGAACCGGACTTGGCAACCATCACCGTCCTCGATTCGAGCCGCGGCTTTATCACGGAGCTACAAGAAGATGCCCTATCGGTTCGGCTGTACAATCCTTTCCCAACCGTACAGCTACCCGACAGTGCGTTTCTGAGCTACGCTTGGAGCCTGCTGGAGACAATGCAGACGCACATCTCTGAGGTCTTGGCAGCCCACGAAACCGAAATCAGAACGTCCAGCGTCCAGGCTATGGCCGTCGGCTGGGGTTTCCCGGACAACTTCGTGCTGGCGCTTGGCACTGAGGACAGTGCAGGAACACGTCACGTGCTAACCTTTGATGTCCAGAAGACACTGCCTCAGCCGCCTGGCCTCGGCGTCTACAGAGTGGACTTCGGAGCGACCCTCGCAAGTGCCCAGCAATGCAAAGCTGCATTCTTGCACATTTTCGCCGCCACACCCCCAGCCACAAGCAGGCCCTCTATTGACATTGGGTGGGTCTCCGCTACAGATGTGATGATCTCATTTTCAGGATCCCCCTTAGAAGCAGTCCTTTTGCCGATTGGTACGTGGCTGAAGGCTGCCGCACTACGAGCCATGGATTGGGCAAGGAGTGTTCTCGGTAGCCTCGCCGACATAATATTTGACGGTGAGGCGCCCGCTGTAGTCTTCAATCCCAGCAGGACAAGCGATTGGTACAATGTGGACGTGCAGATGACTATCTCCGACGCCTCAGCAGTGCTTGGGGCTGTTCAAGTAGATGACGAATTCTGCTTTCTTGGGCCCACATTGTCAAGGGGGAAATGGGAGAAAACCGTCACCAGCGAAGGAATGCACAGGGTGCGCTGGTATCTATGCGACCTAAAAGGGATCTTGGCTCTGTTAGAGGTAAAAAACGTCGGCCCGACCCTGGAAAACGCGTTAGGCGTACTGCTGGACGTGATTCATGTTGGTTCCGGAGACGGCCTATCCATCTCCCTCCCGGAGAACGTGTGGAAGACGCTCGAGGCGGTCATCGGGGGACGCGCGCTAGCGAACCACGTAGCGATAGGGAAGAGGGACGTGAACATCGACCGCACCTGTCCGAACATAAGCTGGACTTTAGGTGCGGGAACCGTGTCTGTGACGGTTGATGACCCCAACAGGAGACAGAACAGCGGCCTGGAGGAGATCCACTATTGGGTTGACGGAACATGCCTAATGGACGAGCACTTGGGCGGGATCGACACCCGCTCGCGCGACATCTCCGTACCCACGTCGTTTAGCCTGGAGGTCAGCGCGTGGGACGTAGCCGGCAACGAAACCAGGAGGTCGATGGACCCTTACGTCTTGACCTTAGAGCCGAGCTCAATCTATGAGCTGCGCTTCTTGGCAAGTGAGCATTATCTCTGGTTTACAAACAATGGTCTCAGCTCAGTAGAACTATCCCTCAACGATCACCAGTTTCGGCTTATTGCGCATCCGACTAGACGAAACCAAGAACGGGATGTCTTTTTCGTGCCTGAGTGTGGAGGAGTCGCTCTTGATTTCTCGTCCTACATCGGCGACCGGAGAGAAGTTGTCATGGTCGTCCGAACCAATGGCCCAGCGGGGGCGAACGGTCTACTGATTTTCTCAGACTGCAAGTCCCTGACGGCGATCACAAACGGTTCCGTATCGGGCCCGGCCGCCCCGCGCACCTACTTCCTTGAGCCATGTCACCCCAACCCCTTCACTCATTATACCGTGGTCCGCTATCAGCTTCCCCAAGTATCTGAGGTCCATCTGAGCATCATCGACTTGCTGGGGAGGGAGGTACGCCAATTAGTAGCAGGGAACCAACCAGCGGGTTACTACTTTGTGCACTGGGATGGAACAACGGCCAGCGGCGATCCGGCGGCAAGTGGCGTTTACCTTGTCAGACTCGAGACACCACAGCAGCGTCACACCCGAAAACTTCTGCTTGCGAGGTAA
- a CDS encoding family 10 glycosylhydrolase: MAQGGQTRNRGSALLFTFLSLVSLEGARGQEGELRALWVTRWDYRTPADVRAIVRNAAQHNFNTLLFQVRGNGTVCYRSNIEPWAEEFAGQDPGWDPLQTAIDEAHAAGIALHAWVNVYPGWRGTTPPANPDQLWNRHRDWFMTDPDGRLQRLNPHYVWLSPTNPEVQAYLQHLFLELLERYQVDGIHLDYFRFPGPGFSFDPRSLMHFRLHNNGQSPADAPEVWDEWRRSAITRLLTVLYSAVKSRWPHVVVSSAVVGDLHNGKRLFFQDSHRWLAMGIVDVIFPMLYTTDTTLFRRLAAEHLSDAKGRLVCPGIEATVLWSDQVRIARELGAKGFALFSYQALFPGHNVSPRALQELLTAQPERVSAPTLTWKVAEEDLQGPLVSALSTLPTVVREGESCKVTCTISDENGVYDDQTGSDGQGVYLVWTIPERSDTLHELTMSPLPSHPGWFISDAEIPGQKAGTELHLRVFARDNSKNHNLGYSPLASVVVDFAQPLFTCEGEFGPLVWNATAIGVDSSGQIWVTSYEDRCVHVLNPDGSETSFSPIRTGLSPTGEPTPITRPTTVAVNSRGEIHVGCGTSPGFILRFDHTGQAFLGIEFSFAVSSLDFDRFDRAYVLESGRAIWHVYDPVWGELQHSPFGESGTGNSLAASPDGAKVYVASESDGLVQCWERVFTAAGIYFEKRTPLAPRNVGKGGVHTDSNGTIFVSHMPAGRVTVLDGEGKVLGLLRGGSPPLRAPKNVALCSSGNVVYVLETGAAGPSRLSKWARRTREPAQR, translated from the coding sequence ATGGCGCAGGGTGGGCAGACGAGGAACCGGGGAAGCGCGCTCCTTTTCACGTTCCTATCTCTCGTGTCCCTAGAGGGAGCCCGCGGACAGGAGGGTGAGCTGCGAGCCCTATGGGTTACGCGCTGGGACTATCGCACCCCCGCAGACGTGCGGGCCATCGTACGGAACGCGGCCCAGCACAACTTTAACACGCTCCTGTTCCAAGTCCGCGGCAACGGCACCGTGTGCTACCGGTCCAACATTGAGCCTTGGGCGGAGGAGTTTGCCGGCCAGGACCCAGGGTGGGATCCCCTGCAAACGGCCATCGACGAGGCGCACGCCGCGGGCATTGCCCTCCATGCATGGGTCAATGTCTATCCGGGGTGGAGAGGCACCACACCGCCAGCAAACCCCGACCAGCTGTGGAATCGACACCGCGACTGGTTCATGACCGACCCAGATGGGCGACTGCAGCGCCTCAATCCTCACTACGTATGGCTGTCTCCCACCAACCCTGAGGTCCAGGCCTACTTGCAACATCTATTCCTTGAGCTTCTGGAGCGTTATCAGGTGGACGGCATCCACCTGGACTATTTTCGTTTTCCTGGCCCAGGGTTCTCTTTCGACCCGCGTTCCTTGATGCACTTCCGTCTGCACAACAACGGCCAGTCGCCTGCCGACGCCCCGGAGGTTTGGGACGAATGGCGGCGGAGTGCCATCACGCGCTTGCTCACGGTGCTATATTCAGCGGTCAAGAGCCGGTGGCCCCACGTGGTGGTGTCAAGCGCGGTGGTTGGAGACCTCCACAACGGCAAGCGGCTGTTTTTCCAGGACAGCCATCGCTGGCTTGCCATGGGGATTGTCGATGTCATTTTCCCGATGCTCTACACCACCGACACCACGCTGTTTCGACGTCTGGCCGCAGAACACCTGAGCGATGCAAAAGGTAGACTCGTCTGTCCAGGGATCGAGGCCACAGTCCTTTGGAGCGACCAGGTACGAATTGCGCGAGAGCTTGGGGCCAAGGGTTTTGCCCTTTTCTCCTACCAAGCGCTCTTCCCTGGCCATAACGTCTCGCCGCGCGCCTTGCAGGAACTCCTGACAGCACAGCCGGAAAGGGTCTCCGCACCCACGCTGACCTGGAAGGTGGCAGAAGAAGATCTGCAAGGCCCTCTTGTCTCAGCGCTGTCGACTCTCCCCACCGTAGTGCGTGAGGGTGAGTCTTGCAAAGTGACGTGCACCATCAGCGACGAGAATGGCGTGTATGACGACCAGACGGGCTCCGACGGTCAAGGCGTGTATCTTGTCTGGACAATCCCCGAGCGAAGCGACACGCTGCACGAGCTCACCATGTCGCCTCTACCCTCACACCCAGGGTGGTTCATCTCCGATGCAGAAATCCCGGGACAAAAGGCGGGCACCGAGCTGCACCTGAGGGTTTTCGCCAGGGACAATAGCAAGAACCACAACCTGGGATACAGTCCGCTCGCCAGTGTGGTGGTAGATTTTGCGCAGCCCCTATTCACCTGCGAAGGCGAATTCGGGCCGCTGGTGTGGAATGCTACCGCGATCGGAGTGGATTCCAGTGGGCAGATTTGGGTCACATCATACGAAGACCGCTGCGTCCACGTACTCAATCCCGATGGGAGCGAAACGTCCTTTTCGCCAATACGCACGGGTCTTTCGCCTACCGGAGAGCCCACACCCATAACACGGCCCACAACCGTGGCGGTGAACAGCCGTGGGGAGATTCATGTGGGGTGCGGCACGTCGCCCGGATTCATTCTGCGGTTCGACCATACCGGGCAAGCTTTTCTGGGCATCGAGTTCTCCTTTGCTGTGAGCAGTCTCGACTTTGACCGCTTCGACCGCGCCTACGTCCTGGAGAGCGGTCGCGCGATCTGGCACGTGTACGACCCGGTATGGGGTGAGCTCCAGCACAGCCCGTTCGGTGAGAGTGGGACCGGAAACAGCCTGGCGGCATCCCCCGATGGGGCAAAAGTTTACGTTGCCAGCGAATCTGATGGGCTGGTCCAGTGCTGGGAGCGTGTTTTCACGGCCGCTGGGATTTACTTTGAGAAGCGGACGCCCTTGGCGCCGCGCAACGTGGGTAAAGGGGGTGTCCACACGGACTCCAATGGAACGATTTTCGTCTCACACATGCCTGCGGGCAGGGTCACAGTGCTGGACGGCGAGGGGAAAGTGTTGGGCTTGCTGCGCGGTGGCTCTCCGCCCCTCCGGGCGCCCAAGAATGTGGCCCTCTGCTCATCCGGTAATGTGGTCTATGTGCTGGAAACTGGAGCCGCTGGCCCGAGCAGATTGAGCAAATGGGCACGCAGAACCCGAGAACCGGCCCAACGTTGA
- a CDS encoding S1 family peptidase, with protein sequence MVTHDEVRRVKAKHEKALLRKKNVVGVGIGYKEVGGRKTEQLSLVVLVEKKLPEAELAPKDLVDKELDGVVTDVKEVGKIVAQKARTERWRPAPPGVSIGHYAITAGTFGAVVADATTGEKLILSNNHVLANCNGARPGDAILQPGPADGGQAPQDRIGELLRFVPIAFEGGNGGDGGCRIARAVTGLLNLLAAALGSAQRVIAFRTAATNQVDAAVARPLSLDAVSEEILEVGLVSGSRQPELGMAVAKSGRTTGVTTGLIEVVEATTQVSYGGGRTATFVGQVLTGNMSSPGDSGSLLVEAGTNLAVGLLFAGSDQVTVYNPISAVMSELGVSFG encoded by the coding sequence ATGGTAACGCACGACGAAGTACGGCGAGTCAAGGCAAAGCACGAAAAGGCTTTGCTTCGAAAGAAGAACGTGGTAGGGGTGGGGATCGGCTACAAGGAAGTGGGCGGGCGCAAGACAGAACAGCTGAGCCTGGTGGTACTGGTGGAAAAGAAGCTGCCAGAGGCAGAATTGGCGCCCAAAGACCTTGTGGACAAGGAGCTGGACGGTGTGGTGACCGATGTGAAAGAGGTGGGCAAGATCGTGGCGCAAAAGGCGCGGACCGAGCGGTGGCGGCCGGCCCCGCCTGGCGTGAGCATCGGCCATTATGCCATCACTGCCGGTACTTTTGGCGCGGTGGTCGCGGATGCCACCACCGGCGAGAAGCTCATCCTTTCCAACAACCATGTGCTCGCAAACTGCAATGGTGCGCGCCCGGGCGACGCTATTCTGCAGCCCGGGCCCGCAGATGGCGGGCAGGCGCCCCAGGACCGCATCGGGGAGCTCTTACGTTTTGTGCCCATTGCCTTCGAAGGGGGCAACGGGGGAGATGGCGGTTGCCGTATTGCACGCGCAGTAACTGGCTTGCTGAATCTCTTAGCGGCGGCGCTGGGCTCTGCGCAGCGCGTCATTGCCTTCCGCACCGCGGCTACCAATCAGGTGGATGCCGCCGTGGCCAGACCCCTCAGCTTGGATGCGGTCAGCGAAGAGATCCTCGAAGTTGGCTTGGTCAGCGGAAGCAGACAGCCAGAACTGGGAATGGCGGTGGCGAAGAGTGGACGCACCACCGGAGTGACCACGGGGTTGATCGAGGTGGTGGAAGCGACAACCCAGGTGAGTTACGGTGGCGGCCGAACGGCAACGTTTGTGGGACAAGTGCTCACTGGCAATATGTCCAGTCCTGGCGATTCCGGCTCCCTGTTGGTGGAGGCGGGAACCAATCTGGCCGTGGGGCTGCTGTTTGCCGGCTCAGACCAGGTCACGGTCTACAACCCCATTAGCGCAGTGATGAGCGAGCTGGGGGTTAGTTTTGGGTAG
- a CDS encoding L-threonylcarbamoyladenylate synthase gives MERVQINAKNPQGRLIRRAATVLAEGGVICYPTDTVYGVGCDIFNKKAIERIYRLKGKGKRDPLSFICPNLQGIAQYAHVSDFAYRVMRRLLPGPYTVVLPATRLVPKILMSNRKTVGIRVPDNRICMMLLEEFGKPIVSTSASLPGGEILHEPDEIAEALAPHIDFFLDCGPLGLEPSTVVDLTGEEPVVLRKGKGSVDLLL, from the coding sequence GTGGAGCGCGTGCAGATCAATGCGAAAAATCCTCAGGGTCGGCTCATTCGCCGGGCCGCCACGGTGCTGGCGGAGGGCGGTGTGATCTGCTACCCCACCGATACGGTCTACGGGGTGGGTTGTGATATTTTCAACAAGAAAGCTATAGAGCGAATCTACCGGTTGAAGGGAAAAGGGAAGCGCGACCCGCTCAGTTTCATCTGTCCCAACCTCCAGGGCATTGCCCAGTATGCCCACGTGTCAGACTTTGCCTATCGTGTGATGCGCCGACTCTTACCCGGCCCATACACTGTGGTGTTACCCGCCACCAGGCTGGTGCCGAAGATTCTCATGTCCAACCGCAAGACCGTGGGCATCCGGGTACCAGATAACCGCATTTGCATGATGTTGTTGGAGGAGTTCGGAAAGCCCATAGTCAGCACCAGCGCCTCGCTACCGGGGGGCGAAATTCTTCATGAGCCGGACGAGATCGCTGAAGCATTGGCTCCTCACATTGACTTCTTCCTGGACTGCGGCCCTTTAGGGTTAGAGCCCTCCACGGTAGTGGATTTAACGGGCGAAGAGCCGGTGGTGTTGCGCAAAGGGAAGGGATCGGTAGACCTGCTGCTGTAA